In Thermococcus thioreducens, a genomic segment contains:
- a CDS encoding ABC transporter ATP-binding protein, producing the protein MGERILSLRNLTCGYRVPLLSASFELKTGEHLVIYGPNGTGKTTLLRTIVGLLRPISGEVEILGKRAKRGSPIMKNVFYLPETIDLPAHLRAREYVELIFDLYGEKPDLARIHEGLNVLELGPFYQRRIGNLSQGQRRKLQLLVAYTLKRKLTVLDDPTIGIDKSGSNIVRYIVNVLTESGAVLITSRNPIVGLNNISIEELKKNVE; encoded by the coding sequence TTGGGTGAAAGGATTCTCTCGCTAAGAAATCTAACCTGCGGATACAGAGTCCCTCTGCTTAGTGCTTCATTTGAACTTAAAACCGGCGAGCACCTCGTAATCTACGGCCCCAACGGGACGGGAAAAACTACCCTTCTAAGAACCATAGTAGGGCTTCTCAGACCTATCTCTGGTGAGGTTGAAATACTCGGAAAGAGAGCAAAGAGGGGAAGCCCTATCATGAAGAACGTCTTTTATCTGCCTGAGACCATCGACTTACCAGCCCATCTGCGCGCCAGAGAATACGTTGAGCTTATCTTTGACCTCTATGGAGAAAAACCTGATTTGGCACGAATCCATGAAGGGCTGAACGTTTTAGAACTTGGACCCTTTTATCAGAGGCGCATAGGCAATCTATCGCAGGGTCAGAGAAGAAAGCTTCAGCTCCTCGTCGCCTACACTCTTAAAAGGAAACTAACGGTTCTCGATGACCCTACGATAGGAATTGACAAATCTGGGAGCAATATTGTTAGATACATCGTCAATGTGCTCACCGAGAGTGGGGCAGTTCTAATTACCTCTAGAAATCCAATAGTGGGTTTAAATAATATCTCCATCGAGGAACTCAAGAAAAACGTAGAATAG
- a CDS encoding aldo/keto reductase, translating into MRRDVKKIGGDKVTAVGMGTWGIGGKESPDHSRDRESVEALKYGIELGINLIDTAEFYGKGHSEELVGKAIQGFEREELFIVSKVWPTHFGYESAKKAARASARRLGTYIDLYLLHWPVDNFERIEETLHALEELVDEGLIRYIGVSNFDLELFKRSQEAMRKYGIVANQVKYSLRDRWPETSGLLDYMKREGIALMAYTPLEKGSLARNPCLAEIGKPYGKTAAQVALNYLIWEENVVAIPKAGRKEHIEENAGAMGWRLSKEDREKARGCV; encoded by the coding sequence ATGAGACGGGACGTGAAAAAAATAGGCGGGGACAAAGTTACCGCTGTGGGAATGGGGACATGGGGCATAGGTGGAAAAGAAAGTCCCGACCACTCACGCGACAGGGAGAGCGTTGAGGCCCTGAAGTACGGCATTGAGCTCGGGATAAACCTAATAGACACGGCCGAGTTCTATGGTAAAGGCCACAGTGAGGAGCTCGTCGGAAAGGCAATTCAAGGCTTCGAGCGTGAAGAACTCTTCATCGTCAGCAAGGTGTGGCCCACGCACTTCGGCTATGAGAGCGCAAAGAAAGCCGCACGGGCGAGTGCAAGGAGGCTCGGCACGTACATAGACCTCTACCTTCTTCACTGGCCTGTTGACAACTTTGAGAGGATAGAGGAGACACTTCACGCGTTAGAAGAGCTTGTTGATGAAGGGCTAATCCGCTACATCGGCGTCAGCAACTTCGACCTTGAGCTCTTCAAACGCTCCCAGGAGGCAATGAGAAAGTACGGGATAGTGGCCAACCAGGTGAAGTACTCGCTCCGCGATAGATGGCCTGAAACGAGCGGCCTGCTCGACTACATGAAGCGCGAGGGAATAGCTCTTATGGCATACACCCCCCTAGAAAAGGGCTCCCTCGCGAGGAACCCCTGTCTGGCCGAGATTGGAAAACCCTACGGTAAGACCGCAGCCCAGGTGGCTTTGAACTACCTCATCTGGGAGGAAAACGTCGTGGCAATACCCAAGGCCGGGAGGAAGGAGCACATTGAGGAGAACGCCGGGGCCATGGGCTGGAGGCTTTCAAAGGAGGATAGGGAAAAGGCAAGGGGGTGCGTCTGA
- a CDS encoding aldehyde ferredoxin oxidoreductase family protein: MFAYHNRLARVNLTAGKVTYEELPDEIIRKFIGGKGLGYYLIYREVPPGTEPLSEANKFVFAPGGLTGLVPGSSKVIAVSKSPETKLISDSSGGDAFGPKLKGHFDALIIEGKAEEPVYLYVHDGKVEILSAEHLWGKGNYEVARRLWKEHPKASMALIGPAGERLSRIANVIYDTERASGRGGLGAVLGSKKVKAVVVEPGEKPKVANPEEFQKLWMEFYNEFATNPKYEHTRNYGTTDALRSAASLGMSPAYNFSRPYIPDELASKLAGDEVKKYEAEPEWFVHGKSCPIKCARYVEVEYKGRKIRVKPEYESIAMLGAATGVFNFPAVAYFNWLVNDLGLDSIATGATIGWFFEMVEKGLLTEEEIGFPVKGFGDEEAEEKLIKLMAERKGIGAVLADGVKRACERLGRGCEFAVHVKGMESPAWDPRGRRTYALSYATADVGASHLRGWPRPHQLPNQGPAKELVPSMIEGRDESYITDMLGTCKFVPYKMEELARLYSLATGEEWTVEKLRNVAQAVESIARIHDALDWVTPPMDDTIPPRWWEPEPEGPAKGNKAFIDYNDFLEARREFYRLRGWHEELGVPLPETMEELGYPEFKEDAERALEVVKKRMGA; encoded by the coding sequence ATGTTTGCCTACCACAACAGGCTCGCAAGGGTGAACCTGACAGCGGGAAAGGTAACCTACGAGGAACTGCCCGATGAGATAATAAGAAAGTTCATCGGGGGAAAGGGCCTGGGCTACTACCTGATTTATCGCGAGGTTCCTCCGGGAACTGAGCCGTTGAGCGAAGCCAACAAATTCGTCTTTGCCCCGGGTGGATTAACCGGCCTCGTACCTGGCTCAAGCAAGGTCATAGCTGTGAGCAAGAGTCCCGAGACCAAGCTCATAAGTGATTCCAGCGGTGGAGACGCCTTCGGCCCGAAACTGAAGGGGCACTTCGATGCTCTTATCATCGAGGGAAAGGCAGAGGAGCCGGTTTACCTCTACGTCCACGATGGAAAAGTTGAGATTCTGTCTGCGGAGCACCTCTGGGGAAAGGGCAACTATGAGGTCGCCAGAAGGCTCTGGAAGGAACACCCGAAGGCGAGCATGGCCCTGATAGGCCCCGCCGGAGAGAGGCTGAGCAGGATAGCCAACGTTATCTACGACACCGAAAGGGCGAGCGGAAGGGGCGGTTTGGGGGCAGTTCTGGGGAGCAAGAAGGTCAAAGCAGTTGTAGTTGAGCCGGGCGAAAAGCCCAAGGTGGCCAACCCCGAGGAGTTCCAGAAACTCTGGATGGAGTTCTACAACGAGTTTGCCACAAATCCGAAATACGAGCACACAAGGAACTACGGGACGACCGATGCCTTAAGGAGCGCCGCCTCGCTTGGAATGAGTCCGGCCTACAACTTCTCAAGGCCCTACATCCCGGACGAGCTGGCGAGCAAGTTGGCCGGAGACGAGGTCAAGAAGTATGAAGCTGAGCCGGAGTGGTTCGTCCACGGCAAGAGCTGTCCGATTAAGTGCGCCCGCTACGTCGAGGTGGAATACAAAGGTAGGAAAATCCGCGTCAAGCCCGAATACGAGAGCATAGCGATGCTCGGCGCTGCAACCGGCGTCTTCAACTTCCCTGCGGTGGCTTACTTTAACTGGCTCGTGAACGACCTCGGGCTGGACAGCATAGCGACAGGGGCCACGATAGGGTGGTTCTTCGAGATGGTCGAGAAGGGCCTGCTCACTGAGGAGGAAATCGGCTTCCCTGTGAAGGGCTTCGGCGACGAGGAGGCTGAGGAAAAGCTTATCAAGCTGATGGCCGAGCGTAAGGGCATCGGTGCAGTTCTGGCGGACGGTGTTAAGCGCGCCTGTGAGAGGCTCGGCAGGGGCTGCGAGTTCGCAGTACACGTGAAGGGCATGGAGAGCCCAGCCTGGGACCCGCGCGGAAGGAGAACCTACGCCCTGAGCTATGCAACAGCCGACGTTGGTGCGAGCCACCTCCGCGGCTGGCCGAGGCCCCACCAGCTCCCGAATCAGGGGCCGGCAAAGGAACTGGTGCCCTCGATGATAGAGGGCAGGGACGAGAGCTACATCACAGACATGCTCGGAACATGTAAGTTCGTCCCCTACAAGATGGAGGAGTTAGCCAGGCTCTACTCACTCGCGACCGGCGAGGAGTGGACCGTTGAGAAGCTCAGAAATGTCGCTCAGGCAGTGGAGAGCATTGCCAGGATACACGACGCCCTCGACTGGGTAACCCCGCCGATGGACGACACCATACCACCACGCTGGTGGGAGCCAGAGCCAGAAGGTCCTGCAAAGGGCAATAAGGCCTTCATAGACTACAACGATTTCCTTGAGGCGAGGAGGGAGTTCTACAGGCTCAGAGGCTGGCACGAGGAACTCGGCGTTCCGTTGCCCGAAACCATGGAGGAACTTGGCTACCCGGAGTTCAAGGAAGATGCCGAGAGGGCTTTGGAGGTAGTGAAGAAGAGAATGGGAGCTTAG